The Anaerolineae bacterium genome has a segment encoding these proteins:
- a CDS encoding SDR family oxidoreductase has product MRVLVTGGAGFIGSHLCDRLLADGHYVIAMDNLITGSTDNIVHLLGREGFLFIRHDVTNYIYIDGPIDAVLHFASPASPIDYLQLPIQTLKVGALGTHKALGLARAKGARFLLASTSEVYGDPLVHPQPETYWGNVNPIGPRGVYDEAKRFAEAMTMAYHRVHGLETRIARIFNTYGPRMRLDDGRVVPNFIGQALRGQPLTVYGDGSQTRSFCYVDDLVDGIIRLLHSDEVEPVNLGNPCEMSILHFAELINRLTGNQAGIVFKPLPQDDPHRRKPDISKARRVLGWEPRVSLEEGLQRTIEYFRARVMAKREA; this is encoded by the coding sequence ATGCGGGTTCTCGTAACCGGCGGGGCCGGCTTCATCGGCTCACATCTGTGCGATCGGCTGCTGGCCGATGGGCATTACGTCATCGCCATGGACAACCTGATCACCGGTAGCACGGACAACATCGTGCACCTATTGGGACGGGAGGGCTTCCTCTTCATCCGACACGATGTGACCAACTACATTTACATAGATGGCCCGATTGACGCAGTACTGCATTTTGCGTCGCCGGCCAGCCCGATTGACTATCTGCAGCTCCCCATTCAGACGTTGAAGGTAGGAGCGCTGGGGACGCACAAGGCGCTGGGATTGGCTCGCGCCAAAGGGGCGCGCTTCCTCCTGGCCTCAACATCAGAGGTGTACGGCGATCCGTTAGTGCATCCGCAGCCGGAGACATACTGGGGCAACGTCAATCCAATCGGGCCGCGCGGGGTGTATGATGAGGCCAAGCGCTTCGCCGAGGCGATGACGATGGCATACCACCGGGTGCACGGCCTGGAGACGCGCATCGCCCGTATCTTCAACACGTATGGCCCTAGGATGCGGCTGGACGACGGTCGCGTGGTGCCTAATTTCATCGGTCAGGCCTTGCGCGGCCAGCCCCTAACCGTATACGGCGACGGATCGCAGACGCGATCTTTTTGCTACGTGGACGACTTAGTGGATGGGATCATTCGTCTGTTGCACTCCGACGAGGTAGAGCCAGTCAACCTAGGCAACCCCTGCGAGATGAGCATTCTGCACTTCGCCGAGTTAATCAATCGCTTGACAGGGAACCAGGCCGGCATCGTCTTCAAGCCGCTGCCCCAGGACGATCCGCATCGGCGAAAGCCGGACATCAGCAAAGCCCGGCGAGTCCTGGGCTGGGAGCCGCGGGTATCGCTGGAAGAGGGGTTGCAGCGCACGATCGAGTACTTTCGGGCGAGGGTGATGGCCAAGCGCGAAGCGTGA
- a CDS encoding winged helix DNA-binding domain-containing protein yields MPILSLDQLQAYRIRTFRLLPELRLRSQADAIAFVNERGFVYFWPIRGITLPSLWVAVAGDRPVAAEHDDPGHVTWRWKDDLLDKRQWYYAKVLRGKATMISLEVVPYFYALSENYGDPEHDYLELYEDGRLSLAAKLIYEALLSEGPLDTVNLRRAIRMTSRSSDSPFERGLTELQRDFKILPVGVAETGAWRYSFVYELVHRYYPDLPEAACPITRKAARQKLASLYLDSVGAATADDLCRLFQWEAEEALATLRGLVSSGQAQPGYQLPNQPDEHFVTIKLLSSIAT; encoded by the coding sequence ATGCCGATTTTATCTCTCGATCAACTGCAGGCTTATCGCATCCGCACCTTTCGCCTGCTCCCTGAGCTGCGGTTACGCTCTCAAGCAGATGCCATCGCCTTCGTGAACGAGCGTGGGTTTGTCTACTTCTGGCCAATCCGGGGCATCACACTGCCCAGCCTGTGGGTCGCCGTGGCAGGGGACCGCCCTGTCGCCGCTGAACATGACGACCCTGGCCATGTGACTTGGAGATGGAAAGATGATTTACTAGACAAACGGCAATGGTATTACGCCAAAGTGCTGCGCGGCAAGGCCACCATGATCTCCTTAGAGGTTGTACCTTACTTCTATGCCCTTAGCGAAAACTACGGCGATCCGGAGCATGACTATCTCGAGTTGTACGAGGATGGAAGGCTCTCTCTGGCGGCTAAGTTGATTTACGAGGCCCTGCTGAGCGAGGGTCCTCTCGATACGGTGAATCTGCGGCGGGCAATCCGGATGACCAGCCGATCCAGCGACAGCCCTTTCGAGCGAGGGCTAACCGAGCTACAGCGCGATTTCAAGATCTTGCCGGTGGGCGTGGCCGAGACAGGCGCCTGGCGGTATAGCTTTGTTTACGAGCTAGTACACCGCTACTATCCTGACCTGCCCGAGGCCGCCTGCCCGATCACGCGTAAGGCAGCCCGCCAGAAGCTGGCCTCACTCTATCTTGATTCGGTAGGGGCTGCGACAGCAGACGACCTATGCCGGCTCTTCCAATGGGAGGCGGAGGAAGCCTTAGCCACCTTGAGAGGGCTGGTGAGCTCCGGCCAGGCACAGCCTGGCTATCAGCTTCCGAATCAACCCGACGAGCATTTCGTGACGATAAAACTGCTCTCGTCCATCGCCACTTGA
- a CDS encoding VTT domain-containing protein, producing the protein MFPELGGQHVVEQPLEQQIRPLRLSAHWRTRLLRIAGLLLVIGISGAILFERDKLSALRRYGYPGVFVISMLSSATVFLPAPGIAVIFATGSVLNPILVGLVAGLGEALGELTGYLAGASGRAIIQDRERYQQLVAKTRRYGLFVILLMSIIPNPTFDLVGVAAGALNLPISRFLLACWIGKTIKATLVALLGAGSLGLLSQFL; encoded by the coding sequence GTGTTCCCGGAGTTGGGCGGTCAACATGTAGTTGAACAACCCCTGGAGCAGCAAATCCGGCCTCTCCGGTTGTCAGCTCACTGGCGAACGCGCTTGCTCCGAATCGCTGGCTTACTCCTGGTGATTGGCATCAGCGGCGCAATCCTCTTTGAGCGCGATAAGCTCAGCGCGCTACGGCGCTATGGCTATCCAGGCGTCTTTGTCATCAGTATGCTGAGTAGCGCGACGGTTTTCCTGCCAGCCCCTGGCATCGCCGTGATCTTTGCCACCGGCAGCGTGCTCAATCCCATTCTCGTGGGATTGGTCGCCGGTTTAGGGGAGGCACTAGGTGAGCTAACTGGTTATCTAGCCGGAGCCAGCGGGCGAGCCATCATTCAGGACCGTGAGCGATACCAACAGCTGGTGGCGAAGACACGCCGTTACGGGCTGTTTGTGATCCTCTTAATGTCTATCATCCCTAATCCAACGTTCGATCTAGTCGGCGTTGCGGCTGGCGCGCTGAACCTACCAATCAGCCGATTTTTGCTAGCCTGCTGGATAGGGAAAACGATTAAGGCCACGCTCGTCGCCCTGCTGGGAGCTGGCTCGTTGGGGTTGCTCTCGCAGTTCCTTTGA
- a CDS encoding ABC transporter ATP-binding protein/permease, producing the protein MSKPSRGSDGSRPSLESQPVPPFAFRPGGGPIGILREVEKSKDARGTLLRLWGYLRPQFWLLVGTAFLVLVTSAVELLGPYLMGKAIDLYITHGDLRGLARLSGLMIASYAVAAAGTWLQTYIMAGVAQRAVRDLRKDLFAHLQALPLRFFDRHPHGELMSRLTNDIENISNILASSFSQLVSSMLDLAGVIVLMFMLNVPLAVVSLAIMPLTYGLTRAVAHRTRKGFRETQQTLGVLNGIIEETITGQRVVKAFVREEAAIAEFSKVNRRLQKVALRARIFASFMGPLMNMVNNLGLAIVACAGGWLAVYSLATVGEIATFVNYSRRLGRPLNQIAQLFNSIQSALAGAERVFEVLDEAPEFQDAPDAKPLERIQGDVVFDDVCFSYEQGVPVLKHVSLHARPGQMIALVGPTGAGKTTIANLLTRFYDVDSGSIRIDGVDIRHVRKDDLRRRVGLVLQDNFLFADTVMENIRYGRLDATDEEVIAAARLANADSFIRRLPQGYQTVLTERGSNLSQGQRQLLAIARAILADPDILILDEATSNVDTRTEKHLQEALLRLMKGRTSFVIAHRLSTIRDADQVLVIRDGEIIERGTHESLLAQRGFYYHLYMRQFRGALGPLVPEDLATVT; encoded by the coding sequence ATGTCTAAGCCATCGCGAGGCTCCGACGGCTCCCGCCCGTCCTTGGAAAGCCAGCCAGTCCCGCCGTTTGCCTTCCGGCCGGGCGGGGGCCCCATAGGGATCCTGAGAGAAGTGGAAAAATCCAAAGACGCGCGCGGCACGCTGCTGCGCCTGTGGGGATACCTTCGCCCACAGTTTTGGCTCTTGGTAGGCACAGCCTTCCTGGTGTTGGTTACTTCAGCAGTGGAGCTGCTAGGACCGTATCTCATGGGCAAGGCCATTGACCTTTATATCACTCATGGCGATCTAAGAGGACTCGCCCGCCTATCCGGGCTGATGATCGCCTCGTACGCTGTAGCAGCGGCAGGCACCTGGCTGCAAACGTACATCATGGCCGGGGTTGCCCAGCGCGCCGTGCGAGACCTGCGCAAGGACCTCTTCGCCCACCTACAGGCCCTCCCACTGCGCTTCTTTGACCGGCATCCACATGGTGAGCTGATGAGCCGTCTGACGAATGACATCGAGAACATCAGCAACATCCTGGCCTCTAGCTTCAGCCAGTTGGTCTCTAGCATGTTGGATCTGGCCGGCGTGATCGTCCTCATGTTCATGCTCAACGTGCCGTTAGCCGTGGTGAGCTTGGCGATCATGCCCTTGACCTACGGGCTCACCCGCGCGGTCGCCCATCGTACCCGAAAAGGGTTCCGCGAAACACAACAGACGCTGGGCGTGCTCAATGGCATTATCGAGGAGACCATCACCGGGCAGCGGGTTGTGAAGGCCTTCGTGCGTGAAGAGGCAGCCATCGCTGAATTCTCGAAAGTCAATCGCCGCCTGCAGAAAGTCGCGCTGCGAGCGCGCATCTTCGCTAGCTTTATGGGCCCCCTCATGAACATGGTGAACAATCTGGGCCTGGCCATCGTCGCCTGCGCAGGGGGTTGGCTGGCCGTATACAGCCTAGCCACCGTCGGAGAGATCGCCACCTTCGTCAACTACTCGCGACGGCTGGGCCGTCCCCTGAATCAGATCGCGCAGTTGTTCAACTCCATCCAATCGGCGCTAGCCGGCGCCGAGCGGGTTTTCGAGGTGCTGGATGAGGCACCGGAGTTCCAGGACGCCCCGGATGCTAAGCCGCTGGAGCGAATCCAAGGAGATGTGGTGTTTGACGACGTGTGTTTCAGTTATGAGCAAGGTGTTCCTGTCCTTAAGCATGTGAGCCTGCACGCGCGACCTGGCCAGATGATCGCCCTGGTAGGGCCTACGGGCGCGGGCAAGACCACTATTGCCAATTTGCTCACCCGCTTCTATGATGTGGACAGCGGCTCGATCCGCATAGATGGCGTAGATATCCGACACGTGCGGAAGGATGATCTACGGCGACGGGTGGGCTTGGTGCTCCAAGACAACTTCCTCTTCGCCGACACCGTGATGGAGAATATCCGTTACGGCCGGCTGGACGCGACCGACGAAGAAGTGATCGCGGCAGCTCGGCTCGCCAATGCCGATTCATTCATCCGCCGCTTACCGCAGGGATACCAAACGGTGCTTACCGAACGAGGCAGCAACCTCAGCCAGGGCCAGCGTCAACTCTTGGCCATCGCCCGCGCCATCCTAGCCGACCCTGATATCCTGATCCTTGACGAGGCCACCAGCAACGTGGACACCCGCACTGAAAAACACTTGCAGGAGGCGCTCTTGCGGTTGATGAAGGGGCGGACCAGCTTCGTCATTGCCCATCGGCTGAGCACTATTCGCGACGCGGATCAAGTGCTGGTCATCCGAGATGGCGAGATCATCGAGCGCGGCACGCATGAGAGTTTGCTCGCTCAGCGCGGCTTCTATTATCATCTCTACATGCGCCAGTTCCGAGGAGCGCTTGGCCCGCTGGTTCCAGAGGACCTCGCAACCGTCACCTAA
- a CDS encoding undecaprenyl/decaprenyl-phosphate alpha-N-acetylglucosaminyl 1-phosphate transferase gives MIRYVLILVSALLLAIWGTPIARRAALRLGVIDHPSARKVHTSPVPLMGGVAIYIAFILALVLFGDRFYVNQVVGIFLGATLVSFMGLWDDRRELSPWLRLVGQTIAALILVFSGVQVHLFPWNWLNVAVTLFWVVGITNAVNFLDNMDGLSGGIAAIAAAFYLLIALMSGQYLVGALAAALLGACLGFLVYNFNPARIFMGDSGALFLGFVLAAVGIKLRFPANVHFVTWMVPVLVMGLPIFDMTLVVISRLRRGLNPISTPGKDHLSHRLVKMGASPREAVLICYLLAGMLGMLALFVTQASLIEGYALALVVIVVALWGIWRLEQIV, from the coding sequence ATGATCCGATATGTGCTCATCCTAGTCAGCGCGTTGTTGCTGGCGATCTGGGGCACGCCTATCGCCCGGCGCGCTGCTCTACGCCTGGGGGTTATAGATCATCCCAGCGCGCGCAAGGTCCATACCAGTCCAGTGCCGCTGATGGGGGGAGTGGCCATCTATATCGCTTTCATCCTAGCATTGGTCCTGTTCGGCGACCGCTTTTACGTCAACCAGGTGGTGGGCATCTTCCTCGGCGCCACGTTGGTGTCGTTCATGGGACTATGGGATGATCGCCGGGAGCTTTCGCCGTGGCTACGGCTGGTCGGGCAGACCATCGCCGCGCTGATCCTGGTCTTCTCAGGGGTACAGGTACATCTCTTCCCGTGGAACTGGCTCAATGTAGCTGTCACGTTGTTCTGGGTGGTGGGCATCACCAACGCGGTCAACTTCCTGGACAACATGGATGGGCTATCGGGAGGGATCGCTGCGATCGCCGCCGCCTTTTATTTGCTGATCGCCCTCATGAGCGGCCAATACCTGGTGGGTGCATTGGCTGCCGCGCTGCTCGGGGCTTGCTTGGGCTTCCTGGTCTACAACTTTAACCCGGCCCGTATCTTCATGGGGGATAGCGGAGCGCTTTTTTTAGGCTTCGTCTTGGCAGCCGTGGGCATCAAGCTCCGTTTTCCTGCCAATGTGCATTTCGTGACCTGGATGGTGCCTGTTCTCGTGATGGGGCTGCCCATTTTCGACATGACGCTGGTGGTGATTTCACGGCTACGGCGTGGGCTGAATCCCATCAGCACGCCGGGCAAAGATCACCTTTCCCATCGCCTGGTCAAGATGGGGGCCTCACCTCGGGAAGCGGTGCTCATCTGCTATCTGTTGGCAGGGATGCTAGGGATGCTCGCGTTGTTTGTCACTCAGGCATCCCTGATAGAGGGATATGCACTTGCCCTGGTGGTAATCGTCGTTGCGCTCTGGGGGATCTGGCGGCTGGAGCAGATAGTTTAG
- a CDS encoding tetratricopeptide repeat protein codes for MTSKLGRFCEALIEAGWLTAIITVPLFFNVYSSRVFEPDKISLLRAIVFVMLGAWIVKQADVLLRPSAQANQPSFFARLFEWARTPLVLPTLLLALAYLVSTAFSLVPRISFWGSYQRLQGTLTTLTYMVVFGMMLGHLRRPAQLHRLLYAIILTSVPISLYGIWQRLGQDPLPWGGNVTDRVAANMGNPIFVSAYLIMAFFLTLERLADALARMWNAEDGGIGDAIIAGCGLFILIIQVTTGIVLSQSRGPFLGWIAGLYVFALLGLIILGRWGRASERFPLALRRALRWVWVAPIVLAVLLGGFLLLFNLPNSPLAGLRQESGLGRLGTILDLNTGTNRVRTLIWQGAVRLIAPHQPLTYPDGTQDRFNALRPLIGHGPESMWVAFNPFYPPELAHWEARNASPDRSHNETFDALVTTGVLGFLAYFYLFTSIFYYSLRWLGLIRTRADGRLFLGLGVIGAVGGVFAVWIWDGSLRLAGVGLPFGFIIGIVLYITLAALRASQVSEGMTGNLRSTAAELRAATDRAMGGAHPRRELLIIALLSTIVAHFVEIHFGIAIAASRTYFWALSALLVAVGMGWLSEEPVPVAVAAPVSPPTPVRSRQRARREGTLHMATSSASKASSSVWPSMWPYMLISALILVTLAYDFVTNPVRDASAWEIFWRSLTSRYVAAQGQWAPGLGIIWLVMFTWLVGGLWTVGELGRGQRKWIPSQAGRVFGAYTMGCWGAFLIFGLYLANRLVWRAMPEGDIFALVANHIAVYDGIVLAGMAILAALLWRAERALWEQGRSPYEPWFRNRLSPVITVVTLGVVAFLIVTISVHPIQADILYKQAQAFEAEDRWAESIALHQRAIELAPAEDYYYLFLGRAQLEQARRLQDAGAREQLLSQALQTLLEAQRLNPLNTDHTANLARLFRNWGELTADAQERERLWQQALAYYQTATRLSPNAAHLYNEWGLVHFLLGDLYQRLSRSEEARWQWDQALARYERSLVLDQEFPQTYLLLGDLYRTRGELSQAAGAYEKALALRPKQPQVWSALGIVYAQLGRLDDAIAASQEALRYQPNDATIRRNLAMLYEQAGRTHEALAEARRARELAPGADRMVLDQMIARLERRLAQPQ; via the coding sequence ATGACCAGCAAGCTCGGTCGCTTCTGTGAGGCTCTCATCGAGGCTGGTTGGCTGACTGCTATCATCACTGTGCCGCTCTTCTTCAACGTCTACTCCTCACGCGTGTTCGAGCCGGATAAGATCAGCCTGCTGCGCGCCATCGTATTCGTCATGCTAGGCGCATGGATCGTCAAACAGGCCGATGTACTCTTAAGGCCTTCTGCCCAGGCAAACCAGCCATCATTCTTCGCTCGACTCTTTGAGTGGGCTCGAACGCCTTTGGTGTTACCCACCTTGCTTTTGGCCCTCGCTTATCTGGTCAGCACGGCTTTCTCTCTGGTGCCGCGCATCAGCTTTTGGGGCTCGTATCAGCGCCTCCAGGGGACCCTGACAACGCTGACCTACATGGTCGTCTTCGGCATGATGCTAGGGCATCTTCGACGCCCAGCCCAGCTTCATCGCTTGCTCTATGCCATTATCCTCACCAGCGTGCCCATTAGCCTGTATGGCATTTGGCAGCGCTTGGGACAGGATCCGTTGCCCTGGGGAGGCAATGTAACGGATCGGGTAGCGGCCAATATGGGCAACCCCATTTTCGTGTCCGCCTACCTGATTATGGCCTTCTTCCTCACCTTGGAACGCCTGGCCGATGCCTTGGCCCGCATGTGGAACGCTGAGGACGGCGGCATCGGGGATGCCATCATCGCCGGCTGTGGCCTTTTCATCCTGATCATCCAGGTGACCACCGGCATTGTGCTCAGCCAGAGCCGAGGGCCGTTTCTGGGGTGGATCGCCGGCCTCTACGTCTTTGCGTTGCTGGGGCTGATCATTCTAGGGCGCTGGGGACGGGCATCAGAACGCTTTCCCTTGGCGCTTCGACGTGCCTTGCGCTGGGTGTGGGTGGCCCCCATCGTCTTGGCTGTGTTGTTGGGTGGGTTTTTGCTTCTCTTCAATCTGCCTAACAGTCCGCTGGCTGGGCTGCGCCAGGAGTCTGGCCTAGGTCGCCTAGGCACGATCCTGGATCTGAACACCGGCACCAATCGGGTGCGCACGTTAATCTGGCAAGGCGCTGTGCGGCTGATCGCCCCGCATCAGCCGTTGACATATCCAGACGGTACACAGGATCGTTTCAACGCCCTACGCCCGCTGATTGGCCACGGGCCTGAGTCCATGTGGGTCGCCTTTAATCCGTTCTACCCGCCCGAGTTAGCCCATTGGGAGGCGCGCAACGCCTCGCCTGATCGCTCACACAACGAGACGTTCGATGCGCTGGTCACCACGGGGGTGTTGGGCTTTCTGGCCTACTTTTATCTGTTCACTTCGATCTTCTACTACAGCCTGCGCTGGCTGGGGCTGATCCGCACAAGGGCTGATGGCCGTCTGTTCCTGGGGTTAGGCGTGATCGGCGCAGTGGGCGGGGTGTTCGCCGTATGGATATGGGATGGCTCGCTGCGACTGGCGGGTGTGGGCCTGCCCTTTGGCTTCATCATCGGCATCGTGCTGTACATCACCCTGGCTGCGCTCCGAGCCAGCCAGGTCTCCGAGGGTATGACGGGAAACCTGCGCTCGACGGCTGCAGAGCTCAGAGCGGCGACAGATCGGGCCATGGGTGGGGCCCATCCTCGGCGGGAGCTTTTGATCATCGCCCTGCTCTCTACTATTGTCGCCCACTTTGTGGAGATCCACTTCGGGATCGCCATCGCAGCTAGCCGAACGTACTTCTGGGCCCTCAGCGCGTTGTTGGTGGCCGTGGGCATGGGATGGTTGTCAGAGGAACCTGTGCCGGTGGCCGTCGCCGCGCCCGTGTCTCCGCCGACGCCCGTGCGCTCGCGACAGCGGGCACGCCGAGAGGGCACGCTACATATGGCGACGTCTTCCGCTTCCAAGGCTTCCTCTTCCGTTTGGCCTAGCATGTGGCCCTATATGCTGATAAGCGCGCTGATCCTTGTGACGCTGGCGTACGATTTCGTCACAAACCCAGTGCGGGACGCCAGCGCCTGGGAGATCTTCTGGCGATCTCTCACCAGCCGCTATGTGGCAGCCCAAGGGCAGTGGGCTCCTGGCCTAGGGATCATCTGGCTGGTCATGTTCACCTGGCTGGTCGGAGGTCTGTGGACAGTGGGCGAGCTCGGACGTGGACAGCGAAAGTGGATTCCCAGCCAGGCGGGAAGGGTTTTCGGCGCGTATACGATGGGCTGCTGGGGGGCTTTTCTCATCTTCGGGCTCTACTTGGCTAATCGACTTGTCTGGCGTGCGATGCCGGAGGGGGATATCTTTGCCCTGGTAGCCAACCATATCGCTGTGTATGATGGGATCGTCCTTGCTGGGATGGCTATCTTGGCCGCCTTGCTCTGGCGAGCCGAACGCGCCCTCTGGGAGCAGGGGCGTTCACCGTATGAGCCGTGGTTTCGGAACAGGCTAAGCCCGGTGATCACGGTAGTGACCCTGGGGGTCGTGGCCTTTCTCATCGTCACGATCAGCGTTCACCCTATTCAGGCTGACATCCTCTACAAGCAGGCGCAGGCCTTTGAGGCAGAGGATCGGTGGGCAGAAAGTATCGCCTTACATCAGCGGGCGATTGAGCTGGCTCCTGCCGAAGATTACTACTACCTGTTCCTAGGGCGTGCTCAGTTGGAACAAGCGCGACGCTTACAGGATGCCGGAGCGAGGGAGCAGCTCCTGAGTCAGGCCCTGCAGACATTGTTGGAGGCGCAGCGTTTGAACCCCCTCAACACCGATCACACGGCTAATCTGGCCCGGCTTTTCCGCAATTGGGGCGAGCTGACGGCCGATGCGCAGGAACGCGAGCGCCTGTGGCAGCAAGCGCTAGCTTATTACCAGACGGCAACTCGGCTTAGCCCGAACGCCGCTCATCTGTATAACGAATGGGGGCTAGTCCATTTCCTGCTGGGCGATCTATACCAGCGCCTGAGTCGCTCCGAGGAAGCGCGCTGGCAATGGGATCAGGCCTTGGCCCGCTATGAACGGTCGCTGGTATTAGATCAGGAGTTCCCGCAGACGTACCTGTTGCTAGGCGATCTCTATCGCACGCGTGGGGAGCTATCTCAAGCCGCAGGAGCTTATGAAAAAGCGCTGGCGCTCCGACCAAAACAGCCGCAGGTGTGGAGCGCGTTGGGAATTGTGTACGCGCAACTTGGCCGACTGGATGATGCCATCGCCGCCAGCCAGGAGGCACTACGGTATCAGCCCAACGACGCGACCATTCGTCGGAACCTGGCCATGCTTTACGAGCAGGCTGGTCGCACCCACGAGGCTCTAGCCGAGGCGAGGCGAGCCCGAGAGCTCGCTCCCGGGGCAGACCGGATGGTCCTGGATCAGATGATCGCACGGTTAGAAAGGCGTTTGGCTCAACCGCAATGA
- a CDS encoding fumarylacetoacetate hydrolase family protein, with product MRLVTFVQDGRERLGGVIGDQVIDLAAAHQAHIGGYHLPTEMRAFLEAGPDAWTEAERTLAVPDLSPFAQPLSGVRLLAPIPNPSKVVAIGQNYLDHVREQNAPIPDRPIIFTKFPTSVIGPDDEIRWDPELTEQVDWEVELAVVVGRPARRVPAEQAYEYIFGYTIANDVSARDLQFGDGQWVRSKSLDTFCPLGPWIVTCDEIPDPHRLAIRCKVNGELMQSSCTDQMIFRIPYLIEFISRAFTLLPGDVILTGTPPGVGHFRKPPRYLRDGDVVTVEIEGIGAMSNPCRTEGGK from the coding sequence ATGCGATTGGTAACGTTTGTTCAAGACGGGCGTGAGCGGTTGGGTGGCGTCATAGGAGACCAGGTGATTGACCTGGCAGCAGCCCATCAGGCGCACATCGGTGGTTATCACCTTCCCACTGAGATGCGGGCCTTTCTTGAGGCGGGGCCGGATGCCTGGACGGAGGCCGAGCGCACCCTCGCTGTGCCCGATTTGTCGCCCTTTGCCCAACCGCTATCCGGCGTCCGGCTGCTCGCTCCGATCCCTAACCCTTCCAAAGTGGTAGCGATCGGCCAAAATTACCTCGATCATGTGCGCGAGCAGAACGCGCCGATCCCGGATCGCCCGATCATCTTCACCAAATTCCCTACTTCCGTCATCGGCCCTGACGATGAGATCCGCTGGGATCCGGAGCTGACCGAACAAGTAGACTGGGAGGTTGAGCTGGCGGTTGTCGTCGGGCGACCGGCCCGTCGCGTGCCAGCCGAGCAGGCGTACGAGTACATCTTCGGCTACACCATCGCTAATGACGTCAGCGCCCGTGACCTACAGTTCGGCGATGGCCAGTGGGTACGCAGCAAATCGTTGGACACCTTCTGCCCTCTAGGTCCTTGGATTGTCACCTGCGATGAGATCCCTGACCCGCATCGCCTAGCTATCCGCTGTAAGGTCAACGGTGAGCTCATGCAAAGCTCCTGCACCGATCAGATGATCTTCCGCATCCCGTATTTGATCGAGTTTATCTCTCGCGCCTTCACCCTGTTGCCTGGCGATGTCATTCTAACCGGCACGCCCCCTGGCGTTGGCCACTTTCGCAAGCCCCCGCGCTACCTGCGTGATGGCGACGTAGTGACTGTAGAGATCGAGGGCATCGGCGCCATGAGCAATCCCTGCCGCACCGAAGGCGGCAAATAG